A genomic segment from Nitrospira sp. encodes:
- a CDS encoding glycosyltransferase family protein: MMAKRLLFLAPAPPSDRHGGGALRMLHLLRYLGSRYEVDLIAPALDGVEDSRRLLKNVCAEMVFVPSQGPGLLDRIGHISPYVKDRALTDVVRERLESGTYGAVQLEKPAMIPYVPSDVAVPLVLDTWAYGLAGPLRALRIGSGEISRPRQLMRLIKFGLFDRFCWPAIHSLLVVSEEDRTRCERARPWQRVLLVPNGVDCRTILPKPDHRAASPVLLFTGDMGFEPNIDAATFLASDLFPAVRREFPQAELRLVGRNPSRAVRRLEGLGIQVTGAVPAMLEHLHAATIYVAPHFTGSGTRTKLLEAMAAGLPIITTSIGIEGIKVQPGRDLVVADQAADMIESIHTLLASQTDRERFGRAARHMAEVWYDWSSCLWPLEPLYHDLLTEKAAAC; encoded by the coding sequence ATGATGGCGAAGCGTCTGTTGTTCCTGGCCCCGGCGCCGCCTTCCGATCGTCATGGCGGGGGTGCCTTGCGCATGTTGCATCTGCTGCGTTATCTGGGCAGCCGTTACGAGGTGGATCTGATCGCACCGGCTCTCGACGGGGTGGAGGACAGCCGACGGTTGTTGAAGAATGTCTGCGCCGAGATGGTCTTCGTTCCGTCACAGGGCCCCGGGCTCCTCGATCGCATCGGCCACATCAGCCCCTATGTCAAAGATCGGGCGCTGACCGATGTGGTGCGAGAGCGGCTGGAGAGCGGGACGTATGGAGCGGTCCAATTGGAAAAGCCTGCGATGATTCCCTATGTGCCGTCTGACGTGGCTGTGCCGCTGGTGCTGGACACCTGGGCCTATGGCCTGGCCGGTCCGTTACGCGCGCTCAGGATTGGAAGCGGTGAGATCAGCCGCCCAAGGCAACTGATGCGTCTGATCAAGTTCGGGCTCTTCGACCGGTTTTGTTGGCCTGCGATCCATTCGCTTCTGGTGGTTTCGGAGGAAGACCGTACCCGTTGCGAACGTGCCCGTCCCTGGCAACGGGTGCTGCTGGTTCCCAACGGCGTCGATTGCCGGACGATCCTTCCCAAGCCGGATCACCGCGCTGCGTCGCCCGTGCTGTTGTTCACGGGTGATATGGGATTCGAGCCCAATATCGACGCGGCGACCTTTCTTGCCTCCGACCTGTTTCCCGCCGTCCGTCGAGAATTTCCTCAGGCGGAATTGCGACTAGTCGGTCGGAATCCGAGCCGGGCTGTGCGACGTCTGGAAGGCTTAGGCATTCAGGTGACCGGCGCGGTCCCGGCTATGTTGGAGCATCTGCACGCCGCAACCATCTATGTCGCCCCGCATTTCACCGGTTCCGGGACCAGAACGAAGCTGTTGGAAGCGATGGCGGCGGGATTGCCGATCATCACAACCTCGATAGGGATCGAGGGAATCAAGGTGCAGCCGGGGAGGGACCTTGTGGTCGCAGACCAGGCTGCCGACATGATCGAATCGATTCACACGTTGCTGGCGAGCCAGACAGATCGGGAACGGTTTGGACGTGCCGCCCGTCACATGGCTGAGGTCTGGTACGACTGGAGCAGCTGTCTTTGGCCGCTGGAGCCGCTCTATCACGATCTGCTGACTGAGAAGGCGGCGGCATGTTGA